A window of the Triplophysa rosa linkage group LG23, Trosa_1v2, whole genome shotgun sequence genome harbors these coding sequences:
- the lg23h11orf65 gene encoding LOW QUALITY PROTEIN: protein MFI (The sequence of the model RefSeq protein was modified relative to this genomic sequence to represent the inferred CDS: substituted 1 base at 1 genomic stop codon), which translates to MALKKHQTSSSAGDSALERKEILVPKQKPLYSKESRIIQRACRRHVDTAVFKHLKKLVNFHNEGDPRLFLRFINPVEAKILDAASGALVRFRLGGTSYPPNIYYKICTRAPVVDMCASSPKDYTRAQQTKLVPGQIHNGQLMICADDHSVXSLQRVENNGWRILSCRVKSPLWTLFTSYCMSECDNIFLFKRFPRSKTQSPNCQSTQDTNCKKMDFHYCRINRQQDVARKKKIRKIEWMRKMYAVGLVDAVVALWMQKSTQRMMNSLEQIEPDSVTEQEVDDLLAWTNALSFDE; encoded by the exons ATGGCGCTTAAAAA GCATCAAACATCCTCTTCAGCTGGGGATAGTGCTTTAGAGAGAAAAGAAATTCTTGTCCCAAAGCAAAAACCTTTGTACAGTAAAGAATCGAGAATCATCCAGCGAGCATGCAGGAGACATGTT GATACAGCTGTTTTCAAGCACCTCAAGAAACTTGTGAACTTCCATAATGAAGGAGACCCACGTCTGTTTCTAAGGTTTATTAACCCTGTGGAG gCTAAGATTTTAGACGCTGCTTCAGGGGCCCTCGTCCGTTTCAGACTAGGGGGA ACTTCATATCCCCCAAATATCTACTACAAAATCTGCACCCGTGCACCAGTAGTGGACATGTGTGCCTCCAGCCCTAAAGATTACACACGTGCACAGCAAACGAAACTTGTGCCAGGACAGATCCACAATGGCCAACTGATGATCTGTGCTGATGATCACTCTGTGTGATCTCTACAGCGGGTAGAGAATAATGGCTGGAGAATTTTGTCTTGCAGGGTAAAATCTCCACTATGGACACTTTTCA catcatactgtatgtctgagTGTGACAACATTTTTCTCTTCAAAAGATTTCCGCGTTCAAAGACCCAATCACCCAATTGTCAATCAACCCAAGACACCAACTGCAAGAAGATGGACTTCCATTACTGCAGAATAAATCGGCAACAAGATGTTGCAAGAAAAAAGAAGATTAGAAAGATTGAATGGatgagaaaaat GTATGCAGTAGGACTTGTGGATGCAGTAGTAGCGTTGTGGATGCAGAAATCTACACAGAGAATGATGAATTCACTGGAACAGATTGAACCAGATTCTGTTACAGAGCAGGAAGTAGATGATTTGCTTGCATGGACCAACGCTCTCAGTTTTGATGAGTAA
- the ndufb4 gene encoding NADH dehydrogenase [ubiquinone] 1 beta subcomplex subunit 4, translating to MADYKEAPLATRPKTLDPAEYFNLSHDYRRAEEDRAALRARLKRQYMVQLNNPHRKELIEDPALTRWTYARTNNIYPNFRPTPKTSLLGGLFGVVPLFVLYFVFKTDRDKREAKIKAGTFERPYKLSS from the exons ATGGCGGACTACAAAGAGGCTCCTTTGGCTACACGGCCAAAAACATTAGATCCAGCCGAATATTTTAATCTTTCACACGATTACAGACGGGCTGAGGAGGATAGAGCAGCTCTGAGGGCTCGACTGAAGAGGCAATATATGGTGCAACTAAACAATCCTCATCGGAAAGAGCTTATC GAGGATCCTGCTCTTACACGCTGGACATATGCACGTACCAACAACATATACCCCAACTTCAGACCGACTCCTAAGACTTCTTTGCTGGGTGGCTTGTTTGGAGTCGTACCCCTCTttgttttgtactttgtgtttaAGACAGACAGG GACAAAAGAGAGGCCAAAATAAAGGCCGGAACCTTTGAACGCCCCTATAAGCTGTCATCTTGA
- the hgd gene encoding homogentisate 1,2-dioxygenase, producing MAGLKYMSGFGNEFASEDPRCPGSLPEGQNNPQVCPYGLYAEQLSGSAFTCPRSTNKRSWLYRILPSVRHKPFTAVSCGDLTENWNEVEPDPNQLRWMPFNIPKTSEKKVDFISGLHTVCGAGDTKSRNGLAIHIYTCNTSMTDKCFQNADGDFLIVPQRGEILITTEFGKMMVEPTEICVIQQGMRFSVDVFGETRGYILEVFGAHFELPDLGPIGANGLANPRDFQTPVAWYEDRTVATGYTIVNKYQGKFFSCQQDFSPFNVVAWHGNYTPYKYNLENFMVINGVAFDHADPSIFTVLTAKSTRPGVAIADFVIFPPRWGVADHTFRPPYYHRNCMSEFMGLIKGHYEAKEEGFQPGGGSLHSIMTPHGPDADCFEKNSTVVLKPERVAAGTMAFMFESSFSMAVTKWGLETCQRLDKNYYKCWESLKSHFDPKWKPSSK from the exons ATGGCTGGTCTAAAG tACATGAGTGGTTTTGGCAATGAGTTTGCCTCTGAGGACCCTCGCTGTCCGGGATCTTTACCTGAGGGACAG aACAATCCACAAGTGTGTCCATATGGCCTCTATGCTGAGCAACTCTCTGGATCTGCCTTCACTTGCCCACGGTCCACCAACAAAAGAAG ctGGCTGTATCGCATTTTACCTTCTGTGCGCCACAAGCCCTTCACGGCAGTGAGCTGTGGAGATCTTACAGAGAACTGGAATGAAGTGGAGCCTGACCCTAACCAG CTTCGGTGGATGCCGTTTAACATCCccaaaacatcagaaaaaaaagTGGATTTCATATCG GGTCTGCACACGGTGTGCGGAGCTGGAGATACGAAATCCCGTAATGGCCTCGCCATCCACATCTACACCTGTAACACATCAATGACCGACAA GTGTTTCCAGAATGCAGATGGTGACTTTCTTATTG TTCCTCAACGAGGTGAAATCCTGATTACTACGGAATTTGGAAAGATGATGGTGGAGCCCACTGAGATTTGTGTCATTCAG CAAGGGATGCGTTTCAGTGTGGATGTGTTTGGAGAGACCAGGGGATACATTCTGGAGGTCTTTGGAGCCCATTTTGAACTCCCAGATTTGGGTCCTATTG GGGCTAATGGACTTGCTAACCCCAGGGACTTCCAAACGCCTGTGGCTTGGTATGAGGATCGCACTGTGGCCACCGGTTACACCATCGTCAACAAGTACCAGGGGAAGTTCTTCTCCTGTCAACAG GATTTTTCGCCATTTAATGTAGTGGCATGGCACGGAAACTACACACCCTACAAATACAACCTGGAGAACTTCATGgttatcaacggtgtagcattTGATCATGCA GATCCATCGATTTTCACTGTACTGACAGCAAAGTCCACGAGACCAGGTGTTGCCATTGCAGATTTTGTCATCTTTCCTCCTCGCTGGGGTGTGGCTGACCATACCTTTAGGCCCCCTTATTACCACA GGAACTGCATGAGTGAGTTCATGGGATTGATCAAGGGTCACTACGAAGCAAAGGAAGAAGGTTTCCAACCTGGAGGCGGCAGTCTGCACAGCATAATGACTCCTCATGGGCCTGATGCTGACTGTTTTGAGAAGAACAGCACAGTTGTTCTAAAACCAGAGAGAGTTGCAGCGGGCACTATG GCATTCATGTTTGAGTCGTCCTTCAGTATGGCTGTGACTAAATGGGGACTTGAAACATGTCAACGTTTGGATAAGAATTATTACAAATGTTGGGAGAGCTTAAAGAGTCACTTCGATCCAAAATGGAAACCAAgcagcaaataa